GACCCGCCGGTGGCGCAGGCCCGGCCCGTGCACGGTGGTCTCGATCGCGTGGGCGGTGGCGCCCGGCAGCGCCAGGCTGCCGCGGTGGCGGCCGCGCCCGGCCACGGGCTCGCGCCCGTCGGGGAGCGCGACGTTGTGGGCGCGGGCCGAGAGCAGGTAGTGGCGCGCCGGCCCGGTCTCGACCTGCTCCGAGCCGCCGGCCTCGACGATCCAGCGGGTGGCGTTCGTCGCATAGACGTAGGAGGTGCAGTCGGCGTGGCCCTGCGGCGAGGTCTCCGCGAAGGTGCAGGCGAAGTGGGACCAGCCGCGGCCGGCGGCCTCGTGGCGCGCCGAGAGGCCGTCCGGGCGCAAGGTCGCGACGGAGGGGGCGGCCCTGGTGCCGGCCTTGGCCGCGGCCCTGGCGGCGGGCGCGCGCTGCGCCACCAGCCCGCCGCCGCCGCGCAGCCGGGCGATCCAGCCGGCATCGTCGCTCGCCTGGAACACCTCGCCGAAGGGCGGCAGGCGCCCGCCCGGATCGAGGAGGCCGGCGAGGTCGAGGAGCGCCGCCTCGGTCCGGCCGGCGACGAGCGGTCCGGGTGCGGCCTCGCCGAGGGCACCGTCGAGCGCCCGTCCCAGGGTGACGAGGTCGAGGCGGCGGTGGAGCGAGGAATCGGGCAGGTGCCCGTCCTCGGGCAGGAGGGCCGCCACCCCGTCGCGCAGGCTCTCGCGGGCGAGCCCGTCCCAATGGCCGGCGAGGGGCAGGCGCGGCAGGGCGCGGGCGATCGCGAGGAGCGCCGCGGCGGCCTGGAGCTGGTGGAGGCTCCGCCCGAAGGTGTTCTGGCCGACGATCTCCGCCAGCGCGAAGCCGTGCCGCACCGCCTCCCCGGTCAGGACCGGGGCCGCCGCCCCGGCTCCCGGCAGGGCGAGGAGCGCGATCCAGGTCTCGGCCCGGGCCGTCAGCGCCCCCGGATGCAGGCTCAGGGGATCGGCCGGCTGGCCCCAGGGGTTCGCCCGCGACCAGGCCTGCGCGAGGCCGAGCGCCCGGGCGGGCGCCGCCTCGGCGAGCGCCGGGAGCCAGGACAGGGACTGGTAGGCGAGGCGCCAGGGAACCGAGACCGAGGGCGTGGCGCGGAACGGGTCCTCGCGGAAGCTCGGGGTCTCCGGCAGGATCCAGTCCGGGCCGCCGGCGAGGCGCAACGAGAGGCTGCCGTCGGCCCGCGACACGACCGGGCGCTCCTCGCCCCGCAGGGCCCGGGCGCGGGCGAGCGGCAGGATGGCGGCCCCGGCCTCCCCGGGCCCGGGATCCAGGCGGCCTCGGCGCCGGGGTCGCGCCCGAGCCGGGCCGAGAGGCGGGCGAGGAAGCCCGGCGCGTCGAGGAGGTCGTCGCCGCACAGGCTCTCGAGCCGGAAGCGATCCTCGAGCGCCACCTCCGGCGGTCCGAGCAACTCCACGGCGGGCAGCGCCTCGCCCTCCTCCTCCCAGGTGCGGAAGGCGAGGTCGAGGAAGGCCGCCGCCGGCGGCGGCTCCAGGTCGAGGGTGAAGCGGCGCGCCTGCGGCTGGGCGGGCAAGTTGATCGTCGCGCCCAAGCCCGGCCGGTCGTCGGAGCCCGGCACCGAGACGGTGCCGGGATAGGGCGGTGGGATCTCGGCCCCGTCGCGGTCGCGGTAGACGAGGCTCGCCCGCCCCGCGTGCTCGCTCGGCCGGCCGGCATGGATCTGCCCGCGCACCACGAGGCCGAGGCCCGGCACCAGGGCGTGGCGCAGGGGCTCGGGACTGGGTCCGAGGCGGCGGCGGCGGAACGCGCCCGCGTCCAGGGCGGCGCCGGGGCGCAGGCGC
The sequence above is drawn from the Methylobacterium terrae genome and encodes:
- a CDS encoding heparinase II/III domain-containing protein gives rise to the protein MRHGFALAEIVGQNTFGRSLHQLQAAAALLAIARALPRLPLAGHWDGLARESLRDGVAALLPEDGHLPDSSLHRRLDLVTLGRALDGALGEAAPGPLVAGRTEAALLDLAGLLDPGGRLPPFGEVFQASDDAGWIARLRGGGGLVAQRAPAARAAAKAGTRAAPSVATLRPDGLSARHEAAGRGWSHFACTFAETSPQGHADCTSYVYATNATRWIVEAGGSEQVETGPARHYLLSARAHNVALPDGREPVAGRGRHRGSLALPGATAHAIETTVHGPGLRHRRVFVLPHDLSGLAVIDCFAPDGGGATTFRAFAHLAPESLVAIEGPRRAQARQSGRRLGLVPFAIAGRVSGFEAVIGSSERPGTMQGFVVARPGVLEPACTLRYAVSGRGTVCGGLLMAVDGPAEDSLARILAREELTPFAMGE